A stretch of DNA from Pseudonocardia hierapolitana:
GGCCGCGGGGGTGGCGCCGGCTCCGATACCGCTGAGGATCCGCTCCGTCACCTCCAGCATCGGGGCCGAGAAGACGTAGCGCACCGCGCGATGGACGTCCGGCATCGAGTCGGCCACCGCTTGGAGGTTCACGGCGTCACCACTGCCGAGCTCGTCGAGCACGTCCGACCGGCTTGCGATGCCGCCTGCCTGCCCGAACGCCGTCTGCTGCTGCTTGTCGAGCATCCAGCGGATGAACCGGTACGTGGCCTGCGCCCGCTCCGGCGGGAGACCGCGCGGGACGCACAGCGACCACGTGCCGCTGGTCGGGGCGGGCTCGCCGATCGGCCCGGCCGGGACCACGGCGTACCCGAGCTTGCCGACGACGTTCGACGCCGACGGGTCCTCCAGCTGGGCCGCCGCGGCCGCGACGACGTGCGCCTGCAGCGCCTCGCCGCTCTGCAGGGCGGCGATGACCTCGGCCTGCCCCACGGTCTGCGGCTCGGCCGGGCCGAGCGCGAGCAGCCGCGTGTACATCTCGGTGGCCGCGAGGGCCTCCGGGGTGTCGAGCGCGGGCGTCCAGTCGGTGCCCTCGTCGGCGAACCACCTCCCGCCGTGGCTGTAGAGCACGGGCATGTAGTCGTAGGTGATGGACTGCCCGCCGGAGGAGGCCTGGCCCCTGGTCGCGTAGCCGTAGCGGGCGATCCCCGCCTGTTGCGCCCGTTCGCCCGCCGCCACCGCGTCCGCCCACGTCCTCGGCACCGGCAGGCCGAGCTGCTCGTAGAGGTCCGTCCGGTAGATCAGCAGGTGGACGTTGCCGTTGAGCGGCAGCCCCATGACGCGCCCGTTCTCGTCCGACGTGCGGGTCTGCTCGTCCCAGTACGGGAGCGCGTCGTAGGTCAGCACGGCCGGGTCGAGCGAGAACTGCGCGTCCACCTCGTCCAGCGGCATGACCCAGTCGTTGTCGTAGAACTGGTGGGTCCAGGGTTCGTCGAGCTGGAAGAGGTCGAAGACGAGGTTTTGGTTCTGGATCGCGTTGGTCATCTGCGTGCGCAGCCCGTCGTAGGGGAACTCGCGCAGCGTGATCCGTACCCCGGTCTCCGCCTCGTACTGCGCCGCGACCGTGCGGTAGGCGTCCAGCCACGGCGACTGGTTGGTCGGCACGATCAGCTCGGTGACCTCACCGCCCCCGCCGCCGCCCAGCGCGCCCGTGCCCCCGCCGCCGCACGCACCGACGCTCGCGATCGCCGGGAGGGAGACCCCCATGGCCGCGAGCTGGAGGAACCGTCGACGATGCATCTTCGGCATGACGTTCGCCGGTGAAGTCATGGGCATTCTCCTCGGTTGGCGGGCAGATCGCGGGCGGATCGACCGCGTCGTGCGGCACCACGGTCCCTGCCGGGCCAGGGGACGGAGAACAGGCTGGCCTCGGTCCGGCGCCTGGGCCACATCGGGCGCCAGTCTGTCCCCGCAGCAAAGCGCAGTCAACACTATGTCCGAACATAGTGGCCGCTGGTCCTCATCGTCGTCCATCCGGCGGCGACACCTCGGAATCCGGCATCGCGAGCCGCAACGAGCAACTCGAGGCGGATGCCGACGGGATTGTCGACGCCGCACGAAGCCGCGCCGCAGTCCCGCGCACATCGACGAGACACGACCGCAACCCGGCCCTCCAACGGTCCGCAGTGACGACGTTCCCCTGTATGTGCGGCGATCGACTCCCCGTTGGTGGGTGGTGGGTCAGTGGGCGAGTTCGGCCGGTGCGACGAGCACCCCGGGTTGCAGTACGACTCGTGGCACAGGTACGAGCCCCCGCGCATGGCACGGTTCCGCTCGGCGCGGTCGAACCAGTCGGCGCACCACTCCCACACGTTGCCCGCCACGTTGTACAGGCCGAACCCGTTGGGTGCGAACGCGTCGACCGGAGCGGTGTCGTGCATCGGGAACCGCCCCTGCCAGATGTTGCAGCGGTGCTCGCCGCCGGGCGTGAGCTCGTCACCCCACGGGTAGCGGCCTGGTCGAGCCCGCCGCGCGCCTAGGCAGCTCGCTTCCGCAGCATCCCGCCCCTTTTCCCAGCTCGCCGCTTTACGACGGTGGTGAGGTCGCCGTGGTGGATGCCCCGGCTGGCGTTCGTCGTCCCAGCCGGTCGTGCTCCGGAGGCTCGGGACTCCGGCGGGTGACCGACACCGCCACCGTGTCGGCCGCCACGAATCACCGCGAATGTGGCGGCGCGGGTGCTGTAGTCACTCCCGATCTCCGGGGACGACGGTCCGGTGCGGGCCTCGATCTCCTGCCCGTCAGGTGCAGTGTGTATCAGGTGTCGCGGCCGGCCCGTCCTCGGAGCCAGACGCCCGAGGGGGTACACGATGACGGATCCGCCACTGCCCCCGGTCGGTCAGCCCCTTCCGGGGGTACTGCACGCCGAGCGGGGGCGCGTCACCCGCGACGGGAACTTCGCGTTGGCCTGCTGGCATGCCGAGACCGACACATTGCCGCGGGTCGTCGGGCAACACGGCGATCCCGACCGGGTAGCTCTCGTACTTCCGATCGGTGTGGCGAGCAACGACGGGGAAACCGCGCGGGTCGAGGTGCGGCTGTGGACCGAACCGCCCGAACCGGCCGAGCGCCGTTACCGCTCGGACGGCGGCGGTATCGAGGTGCTCAATCGGAGCATCCTGGCCAGGGAAGTGCGGCGCGGCTCGCCACTGCGGGGTGAGCCGGCCGTGCTCGATGCCCGCCGCCACAATGTCGACCTGGACCGGGCGGTCACTGATGCCGGCGACGGCACGACGTTCTACCGGCTCGCGGTAGCGGACCTGCGCCGCGATGCGCTGGTTCACTACACGATCTCGGCCACCACCCCGATGGTGGATGTTGCGGCCACGTGCTCCTTCACGCTGCGCGCCTCGATCCCGGAGTTCACCGCGCAGGACGTCCGGGCCGTTCAGCTACCCGCCGCCGGCTCGACCGTGCCCGAGTTGCGACACTGGACGGCCCTCTACACACGCCGAGACGGGCTCGACCACGTGCGCGTCGACTTCCTTTCCACAATTGTGCCCGGCCAGGAGAGCGCACGGCCCGCGGTGCGGATCGCCGTGGGCGAGACCGAGATCGACGTCGGCGCCGACCGGAACGAGGCCGAAGCCGGCGAGCACGTGCTGCTGCCGCTGCTGGACCGGCAGCGCGACTCGGTGCTGGTTTCGGTGCCGGTGCCCCCCGACCACGGCCTACCCGAGGTCCGAGTCCTCGCGCCGGCCGGCGATCCGCAGCCCGACGACGTCCGGGTCGACCTCGCGGCCGCCCCACCGCAGCCGGTCTGGTTGATGATCGTCAACTACTGCATTCAGGGACTCAACGACCTGTTCGACCTGCCGCTCGACGATCCCTACCCCCGACCGCGGACGTATACGGCACTCACGATGCGCGACGAGCGCGGAACGTGGTCGAGCCGACCGGGCAGCGGCGAGGACGGCGACCCGGACGGGTACGCCTTGACCTTCGAGGGCCACCGCTATTTCGGCATCCCCAGCATGTGGGCGTTCAACGCCGCCGTGCTCACCATGATCGCCCACGACTGCTCGGACGACCTGGAGCAGATCCAGGCGGACGTGACCCAGCGCGGAACCGTGGTTCCGGTCAACGCGGGCTTCGGCGCGCACCGCACGCCGTACTACACGGCGCGGACCAATCTCGAGGAGATCCGCCGCGGCCGCGACGCGATCGCCGCGTTTCTTCCGGGCGCGCCGTCTGAAGGGCTCGCGGTGTATTACCCCGACCAGCGGCTCTATGGCGGCACGCCGCAGGAGTACCAGGTGTACGCCGACAACGGTGAACTAGTGCGATATCTCGTCCTCGACCGGGCGTCGTTGTGCCACAGCACTGGCGACGACGTGCAACAGCGGTTCTTCCCGGCCGGCGCGCCCGACTTTCCGGGCAACCGGCTGCTCCACGATCCGCGTTCCGGCGCCCGGATCCTGCCGATCGAGGACGCGGTCCGAGAGGCGATGGTCGGGGGCAGCAACGACGAGGCCGAGCGCGGCAAGGCGGCACGCAGGTTGCGTGAGGTCTTGCTGCTGGGACTGCGACGCAATGCCATCGACCGTGGCTCCCCGGTGCTGCTCGTCTATGGCGACGATGCGGACAAGGCGTCGGGCAACGGTTGGTTCGACGGCGACTATTCGGGCCGCCCGGTGCATTTCAACGACAAGTATCAAGCCACGCTGTGCTGGCTGCGTGACCACCCGTGGGTACGGGTGGTCACCGTGGCTGACCGGGACGTGGCCGCGGCCCAACCGGTGCCGCTGTCGGCCGACCTGGCCAGCGCGACCTGCCCGTCGGTCGATCCCCAGGGTGGGTCGGAACACGATCGCTACGGGAACCTGCTGCACTTCGACAGCTGGGAGCAGCGCTGGGCGGCTACCCGCTCGCCCTGGCTGGGTACCACCCTCGGTCAGCTGTCCGCCGAGGTTGAGAGGGCGCTGGTGAACTGGCCGCCGCAGGCGGCCGGCTTCGCCCTCACCCCGGACCCGGAGCTAGTCGACCTGGCCTGGCTGACCTTCCTCGGGCTGCACCACGAGATGATGTGGAACAAGGAGCCGCTGGAGGGCGGGTTCGTCAACCGGCGGCTCGGGGTGATCGCCCCCGAGGACTTCGTCGTCGCCGCGAGCCTGCAGCTGCGCAATGCCCATGTCTACCTGGCTGCCGCGGTGTGGGCCGGCTGGGCCATGGACACCGACCACAGCCGAACTTATCTCAACGAGGGAAAGCTCATCGAGCAGCTCCGGGCCGCCGGCGTCGGCGGCCGGGACGCCCTGCACTGGGACCACGACCTGTTACCCACCGACATCCTCTACAACCGGGATGTGCTGGCGGTGCTCGACCGCAACGGTGGGCGGATCACCCACTTGTTCGCCGCCGACCGGGGACGCCGGCGGGCGATCTGCGTGAGCGGCACCCCGAAGGCTTACCAGTGGACCGGACCCGCGCCCGGCCGACCCGAGCCGGATTGGTTGACCTGCGACGGCGGTGTCCTGGAGAACACGGTCTGCACCCCCAACCATCTGTACATCGCCTGCGACCTGCAGCAGTCGCTGCCGATCGCCGGGCGGCGTCTCGAGGAGCGGCCACGCCAACCCTCGCCGCGGGACTGGCTCTACCCGGACACCTTCAACGAGTACGAGGCAACCCTGGACGCCGGACAACGACTTGTGCACTACCGGTACGGGCCGCCTGTGGGCCCGAACCGCCCCCAGCTCGTCGACGATGCGGCCTTCCATGCGGCCTGCGTCGCCGACCGGGCGGGCAAAGCGGCGCCCCAGGCCGGCGCCGCCACCGGTGTGGTGTGGCACGACGGCCCGGACTTCAGCAAGACGATCCGGCTCGACGGCAGCCGCCTGGACATCCACTACCAGCAGGCACCGGCGGGCCACGTCGTGGCCAACGAATTCTGCCTCGACGTGCGCGCGGCCATGACAAGGGGTGAGTTCCAGGGCCGCAGCAACCCGGATGACCGCAGCGTTCGGCTGTCCGGACCCGGCGGCGTGCACGTCACCGTCACAGCGCGAAGCGGCTGTGAGCTCACCCGGTCGGCGCAGCTGCCTGACCTGGAGGCGGCGGAAGCAGCCGGCATCAGCGCCGAATGGCTGCGCTACCACCGGGTGCTGACCGATGCGGTGCCGATCACCAGCGCGGCCGGTGGCGACTTCCGCTACACCGTCGACGTCGGATTCACCGCCTGACCGCTGCACGGTGCAACACGACAATCAGCAGGAGGGGTCTCATGCCGCTGATCGGAGCGGTTCCGCAGGGCACCGGGACGCTGGTGCGGGTTTTCGCCGAGAACGCCACGTCGGTGCGGGTGCTGGGTGATTGGAACGGCTGGGACGAGGCGACTGCGGTCGACCTGACACCCGACGGCGACGGCTTCTGGGCAGGCCACGTCGCGGGGCTGGTGGCCGGCGGCCGCTACGAGCTGCTCGTGGGTCGGGGTGGGGCCGGGTTCAGCCGTCGGCTCGACCCCGCCGCGCGCGACACCGACAGCTCGAGCCTGGACAACTGGCACAACAAGTCGCGGGTGGTGGACACCGGCCACACCTGGGCATCGTTCGACACACCCGCATTCGACAACCTGATCCTGTACCAGTGTCACGTCGGCTCGTTCGCCGGCTACCGCGACGGCCACGTCGCCGTGGGTGGCGTGGCCTCATTCGACCAACTGCGGACCAAGCTGGGCTACATCCGGGAGCTCGGATTCAACGCACTTGCGCTGCTGCCCGTCCAGGAGTTCCGGTTCGATCGCTCGTGGGGCTACAACCCGTCCTTCTACTTCGCACTCGAGTCGGCCTACGGCCGCCCCGACGACCTGCGCGAGCTGGTCGACGCTTGCCACCAGCGCGGCCTCGCCGTCATCTTCGACGTGGTCTACAACCACATCAGCGACGAGGACAGCTCCTTCCACCACTTCGACGAGGCGGCAGACGGCACCGGCGACAGCTACCTGGGCACCGACCAGACCTACCGCACCGACTGGGGCACCGCACCGGCGTTCTGGCGGCCCGGCATTCGCGACTTCTTCGTCGCCAACATGGAGATGTACCTGAACGAGTACAACGGCGACGGGCTTCGCTTCGACTCGACCCGCAGCATGGAACGGGCGCGCGGGCTGGGCAACGACGGCTGGCAGTTCATGCAGCACCTCACCTGGGAAGCCAAGCGCCGCTTCCCGGACAAGTACCTCATCGCCGAGCACCTGCCCGACCACGAGTCCATCGTGTCCTCGGCCGGCTTCCACGCCACTTGGACAGTGGAGCCCTTCTACGCGCTGCTGCGCGCGCTCGACGGCGAGAACCCGATGGGCAACCTCGAAAGGCTGATCGGGAACTCGTACCCCGAATCGTGGAACACCGTCACCTACCTCCTGGGTTCGCACGACGAGTGCGGCGATAACGAGCAGGGTCGAAAGGGCAAGCGGCACTACGTTCAGCGGTTCGGCGGCCGCGGAAACTGGCACGCGCGGGCCAAGGCGCGCCTGGCCTGGTCCCTCAACGTCGCGATCAAGGGCACACCAATGCTGTTCATGGGCAGCGAATGCCACCTGGACGGATACTGGCACGACGGCCCGGACAACAGCGGCGACCACCGCTTCGACTGGTCCATCGCCGGCGACCGGACCGGGATGGAGATGCGCCACCTGATACACGCGGCGAACTACACCCGCTGGAACCATCCGGCACTCCGCAGCGGCGGCCTCGAGATCACCCACCGAGACCCGAGCGGCGTGCTCGCGTTCAAGCGCTGGAACAACGACGGCGATGTCGTTCTGATCATCGTGAACGCCAGCGACACCAACCACACCGGCACGAGCTACGGCGTCGCCACCGGGCAGAGCGGACGCTGGCAGCAGATACTCTGCTCACAGGACGCCTGGTTCGGCGGCTGGGACGGTGCCGGCAATGCCTTCCACGAGCCGTGGACTCAGGACGACGGGCACATCTACGTCAACGTCCCGCAATGGTCGGTGACGATGTTCCGCCTGCGGTGAGCTGACGCCTCCGCTGTCTTTTCCGGTTGCACGAGCCTCTTCTCAGTATGCGTCAGCGTACGTCGCACGTCCGAGCCACCGATCCGTCGTCCGAACGCGCGGAAACCACTGGTCGGTGGGAGACGGCCCGCGACGCGGCATACCGCATCCGCTGGGCCCACGTGGACCCAAGACCAACGCCGCTGACTCCGCGGCCCCACACCGCGACGGCGACATGACCCTGCTCCACGAGATGCTCACGCAACTCGTTGCCCCGCTCACCGTCCCGCCTCTACACACCGGCCCGGCGAGCCCGGCCGGCTTCACCCGGGGCGTGGAGTACGACGCCGACGCGATCAACGCCGCGCTGAAGGCGCCGGATCCGTTCGCGATCGTCCGCCACGAGCCTGAGCCGGCCAGCCACGGCACGCACGTCGCGGGCACCGCCGCGGGAAGCGGGCGATCCGCCGACATCGCCTTCCCCGCCGGTCGTTTCGTCGGCGTCGCGACCGAGGCCACGGGCCGCGCTGGAGTACGCCGAAGCCCTCACTCGCGCCTCCGACACCACGGTCACCCAGGCGTTCCCGCGGTACCACGACAAACTGACCCCTCATTTCGACGAGGCCGCGATGCTGGAGATCGTTGCGGTTGTCATCAACATGAACGTCTGGACCCGGCTCAAGCTTGCCGAGGGCGCCATGCCCTCGGTCGGTTGATTCGCCGGCTGCGCGCGACCCCGCCGCGGCCTGCCACCCGCTCGACCAGTGGCGCGGATCGGGTACCTCGACACCGACACCGACACCCCTATCGGTGACAGTGTGGGCACAGCGGCCGGTGTTCGCGCGGCCGACCGTGCATGACTACGGGTCGCCGCTGCAAGACGTGACCAGACCCGCCTCGGTGGGGATCACCCGCCCGCGCTACCGCTCCGCCGTACGGATACGCGGGTAGATCTGCGGTCCGGTCACGCCGCAATGCGCGCACTCCTCGATGCGCAGCCGGTCGGGGGCGCACTCGCGGCGCGGGCGGCGCAGCAGAGCGAATGCCACGACCGCGGCGGCGACCAGCAGTCCGGCGGAGATCATCATCGCGGTGCGGAAGCCGGCGGAGAAGGCGACGGGGTCGGTGTAGACCACCCCGCTGATACCGGCGAGCCCGGGCACCACCGCCACGGCGAGCAACCCAGCTGCGCGGGCGACCGCGTTGTTGACGCCCGACGCGGCGCCGGCGAAGCGGTCGGGGGCGGCATCGAGCACGGTGGAGGTCAGCGGCGCGACGGTCAGCGTCAGCCCGGCGCCGAACACCGTCACTCCCGGCAGGACGTCGACGAGCCACGAGGCGGTCTCGTCCACCCGCAGCAGCAGGAGCAGGCCGGCGGCGCTGACCAGCGGCCCCAGGGTCATCGGCAGCCGCGGCCCGATCCGGCCCGCCAGCGCGCCGGCCCGGGCGGAGAACACGAGCATGATCACCGTCACGGGAAGCAGCGCCGTGCCCGCGGCCAGCGGCGTGAACCCGGCGACGACCTGCAACTGCAGCACCAGCAGCACGAACACCACGCCGAGCGCGCCGTAGACCAGCAGCGTGGCGGCATTGGCCGCACTGAACGTGGTGTTCGCGAACAGGGTGGGCGGCACCAACGGGTGTGCGGAGCGCCGTTCCACGAGCACGAACGCCACCAGCGCCAGCACGCCGAGCCCCGCCGCGGCGAGCAGGAGCGGGTCCGGGCCGCGCTCGCCGAGGCCGGTGAGGCCGTAGGTCAGGGCGCCGAGCCCGACGGCGCCGACCACGGTGCCCGCGATGTCCAGTCCGGGCGGGGACTCGGTATCCCGGCTCTCCGGGACGTGGCGCAGGGCGATGATGACGATCAGCGCGGCGAGTGGCAGGTTGATGAGGAAGACGGTCCGCCAGTTCCACTCGACGAGCCAGCCGCCGAGGAACGGGCCGATGGCGCCGGCGACGCCGCCGAGCCCCGACCAGGCACCGATCGCGGCCGCGCGGTCCGGGCCGTGGAACGACGCCGAGATCAAGGCCAGGCTGCCCGGGGTGAGCAGGGCACCGCCGACACCCTGCAGCGCACGCGCCGCGATCAGGGTGCCGATGTCCGGGGCCAGCCCGCACAGCAGCGACGCCAGGGCGAACCACACCACCCCGACGACGAACACGCGCCGCCGCCCGAAGTGGTCACCGAGCGAGCCCCCGAGCAGGATGAACGCGGCGAGGGTGAGCGTGTAGGGCGTTCACCGTCCATTGCAGCCCGGTGAAGTCCGCGCCGAAGTCGGTGCCGATCCGTTCGAGTGCGACGTTCACCACGGTCGCGTCGATGAACGCCAGGCCGGAGCCGAGCACGGCGGTGGTCAGCACCCATCGGCCGGCGGCCGTGCCCATCCGGACGCTCCCGGTTGACCTAGCAGGAGCGTAGGCCGCGCCTCACACCGGAACGTGACGCCCGCCACGGCCGTACTCGCCTGCGGGTGGGTCGGCGAAGTACCAAACCGACGGCGACTCGCGCACCGGCGGACCCGGATTCGGGGTCGCTATGCGACAGCGTG
This window harbors:
- a CDS encoding extracellular solute-binding protein → MTSPANVMPKMHRRRFLQLAAMGVSLPAIASVGACGGGGTGALGGGGGGEVTELIVPTNQSPWLDAYRTVAAQYEAETGVRITLREFPYDGLRTQMTNAIQNQNLVFDLFQLDEPWTHQFYDNDWVMPLDEVDAQFSLDPAVLTYDALPYWDEQTRTSDENGRVMGLPLNGNVHLLIYRTDLYEQLGLPVPRTWADAVAAGERAQQAGIARYGYATRGQASSGGQSITYDYMPVLYSHGGRWFADEGTDWTPALDTPEALAATEMYTRLLALGPAEPQTVGQAEVIAALQSGEALQAHVVAAAAAQLEDPSASNVVGKLGYAVVPAGPIGEPAPTSGTWSLCVPRGLPPERAQATYRFIRWMLDKQQQTAFGQAGGIASRSDVLDELGSGDAVNLQAVADSMPDVHRAVRYVFSAPMLEVTERILSGIGAGATPAAEGLAQLQEELTRVVREAGFLQ
- a CDS encoding formylglycine-generating enzyme family protein → MRGDSWRPTRWRCRSPAGVPSLRSTTGWDDERQPGHPPRRPHHRRKAASWEKGRDAAEASCLGARRARPGRYPWGDELTPGGEHRCNIWQGRFPMHDTAPVDAFAPNGFGLYNVAGNVWEWCADWFDRAERNRAMRGGSYLCHESYCNPGCSSHRPNSPTDPPPTNGESIAAHTGERRHCGPLEGRVAVVSRRCARDCGAASCGVDNPVGIRLELLVAARDAGFRGVAAGWTTMRTSGHYVRT
- a CDS encoding MFS transporter, with protein sequence MLLGGSLGDHFGRRRVFVVGVVWFALASLLCGLAPDIGTLIAARALQGVGGALLTPGSLALISASFHGPDRAAAIGAWSGLGGVAGAIGPFLGGWLVEWNWRTVFLINLPLAALIVIIALRHVPESRDTESPPGLDIAGTVVGAVGLGALTYGLTGLGERGPDPLLLAAAGLGVLALVAFVLVERRSAHPLVPPTLFANTTFSAANAATLLVYGALGVVFVLLVLQLQVVAGFTPLAAGTALLPVTVIMLVFSARAGALAGRIGPRLPMTLGPLVSAAGLLLLLRVDETASWLVDVLPGVTVFGAGLTLTVAPLTSTVLDAAPDRFAGAASGVNNAVARAAGLLAVAVVPGLAGISGVVYTDPVAFSAGFRTAMMISAGLLVAAAVVAFALLRRPRRECAPDRLRIEECAHCGVTGPQIYPRIRTAER
- a CDS encoding alpha-amylase family glycosyl hydrolase, coding for MPLIGAVPQGTGTLVRVFAENATSVRVLGDWNGWDEATAVDLTPDGDGFWAGHVAGLVAGGRYELLVGRGGAGFSRRLDPAARDTDSSSLDNWHNKSRVVDTGHTWASFDTPAFDNLILYQCHVGSFAGYRDGHVAVGGVASFDQLRTKLGYIRELGFNALALLPVQEFRFDRSWGYNPSFYFALESAYGRPDDLRELVDACHQRGLAVIFDVVYNHISDEDSSFHHFDEAADGTGDSYLGTDQTYRTDWGTAPAFWRPGIRDFFVANMEMYLNEYNGDGLRFDSTRSMERARGLGNDGWQFMQHLTWEAKRRFPDKYLIAEHLPDHESIVSSAGFHATWTVEPFYALLRALDGENPMGNLERLIGNSYPESWNTVTYLLGSHDECGDNEQGRKGKRHYVQRFGGRGNWHARAKARLAWSLNVAIKGTPMLFMGSECHLDGYWHDGPDNSGDHRFDWSIAGDRTGMEMRHLIHAANYTRWNHPALRSGGLEITHRDPSGVLAFKRWNNDGDVVLIIVNASDTNHTGTSYGVATGQSGRWQQILCSQDAWFGGWDGAGNAFHEPWTQDDGHIYVNVPQWSVTMFRLR